TAAAAAACTTCCGAAGCATTTGTTATGTGCATGTTCTCGAGGTTAAAAGGGACAGACTTGATCAAAAGGTAGAAATTTACATTTTCCTAGGCTATAGCTACATCACAAAAGGCTATAGAGCTTACAATCCACTCACAAGCAAGGTGACTGTAAgtaaaattgtaaagtttaatgaACATGCAACATGTAATTGGGAAACAAATGAAGAACATGTCAAACAAAGTGTAACATATTTGAACTCTCAACAATAAGAAGATTTCATTTTTGATGAAGAAACCACTGATCATAATCCAGTAAGTGGAATCAGACCACTTACTGACGTATCAAAGGCCAAATGTTGATATACTTGAACCTGCAATCTTTGAAAAAgccttcaaattttaaaaatggagAGATGCCATGAAGGAAAACTTCCTAATGATTGAAAAGAACCAAACTTGGATGCTTATCAATAAACCTAGCAACAAGAACATTGTTGGGAGTCAAATGGATTTATAGAACCAATTTGAATCTGGATGGTTCTATCAACAAACTCAACAGCAAATTACCCCCAACAGTATCATATTTTTTAGAAACATATGCTCTAGTCCCAAGGCTGGAAACAATAAGATTGTTATTAGCCTTAGCAGCacaaaaaagttagaaaatatttCAACTTGATGTTAAATCAACATTATTGAATAGTTATCGTCATGAGGACATCATTTGGAAGCCAAAGTATATCTTTTGGAAAAGGCTTTGTATGGATTGAAACAAGCTCTAAGAGCTTGGTATTCTAGAATAGATGATCCTTTGCTGAGGTTGAGATTCAAAAAGACTCTTAATGAGGTTACATTAGATACCAAAGTTATTGACAATAATGAATACTTGGTTGTTtctctatatgttgatgacatattaGTGATAAGGAGCAACTCTGAATTGGAGCAACAATTCAAAATTATATGATGAAGGTATTCGAAATGAAAGACTTGGGAGAGGAGTCCTACTTTTTTGGAATCGAGATTCCTCAATCCAAACAAGGAATATTAGCATTTCTCAACAACTATGCCAAGCAAGTGCAAAAAATAATTCAAGATGGAGAATTGCAAAGTTGACACACCATTGGCTTAAAATGAAAAGCTCAGCGAAAAGATACTTCTACCAAGGTTGATAAAACTAATTACAGAAGGCTAATTGATTGCTTGTTGTATCTGACAACTAGACCAAACATGATGTTTGTCGTCAGTCTTCTTTCCAAACAAGAAAAGAGTGTTGAGGTAATTGATTTTGGTGTTTTATTCCACAACTCATCTGAAGTGAAATTGTTGAGCTATATAGATAGTGATTGGACTGAATCACGTGATGGTATGAGAAGCACTTTAGGCTATCTATTTATGATTGGTTCAAGTATATTTGCATGAAACTCAAAGAAGCAATAAAATGTGGCAAAATTAACTACAGAAGCAGAATATATTGCATTCATTGTGAATCAATAACTCCGGTTGAGAAAATTGTTGCCAAATTTGGGCTTGACTCAAAATAAGGCAACAGGGATAAATTGCAATAATCAATCAGTTGTGGCAATGGAGAAAAATCCAGTTTTCTATGGCCGAACCAAGCACATAATAAGTACCATTTTATTCGAGAAGTTGAAGCAAAAAAATGAAGTAAAGTTGGTCCTCTGCTGCTCAAAAGGCCAACTTGCAAATATTTTGACTAAGACAatttgaaacattgaggaaaaCTCTTGATGTTTCCATTGAAATAGAAGGAGTGTTGaagatatgttatttttaatgtttaaaatattgttaatattattttattttaactagaTTTGTTATTATCTTTTACTGATCAATGATAATCCTTGTGAGAGATTTTAGATAAAGATGATGACTAGGATTTAGATAAGGATTATGTTTTGAATAAGAAAGATTATATGGACACAAATGATTGGTGTTCAAGATATAGTTTAGAAAAGGTTTTCTACTATTTGTGTAACATCTTTTTTAGCAGTCAAGTAAAAAACAACCAAGTTTGTTCTACACTTCTTTCTTCCTTTTGAGAGTTTGTTTCTTGTATCCCTTCCAACAgcatcttatttttctttcatatttaCAAGAAATGAGCATAGTTTCGATATCCCCATCCACCATAATATAACTTGTAAAAGCTATAGGGAGTAAAGAAAGGGGCAAGTTCAATTGCAAATCTATCAACTAGCAGTCTTCAAGATGTGGCTCCCACTCAAGAAAAACATATCTAAAATATATTAGCAAAAAAGGCATGAATAGCAATACCAGACAAACGGTAACTGGAAAGAGCTTGGTAATAACCACACATAGCAGTTGGAGAACATGCCTACAGTTCTGAAGAGAGAACTACGAACCACATTCCACTCTAGAATTGAAATATTGGAATCGGTAAATAATATACCTGTGAACCTTTCCGAAAAGCGTTCTTCTCAACTTCGGGCATCATACGCTCTGAATACCTCCCAGTTCCATGTGGACCAAGATCAACAAAACTGATCAAATATGGAAAAGGTAGTATTCAAATAATCTTAATATTTACCACAAGAAATGATAAGGGCTTTCACACCTGGTTATATGACGGGATAAAGATGTTGCTTACCAGTCAATAAAGCTGACATTAGTGAGCATCAGGTAGTTGTAAACATAGTCAAAGTTGTGTAGTGGTACACAACTGCAGAAGAAGGTTTAAAAAGGGGAAAAGTTTAGATGAGTAGTATCTATGATGAGCATCTTATGGCATGAAATGTGATGCCTTAACTACCTATCTGAAAGCAACAAAAACTGCTGGTTATCAGGATCTAAAAGTGAACGTGCCAATAGTCTCCTCTCAATATCGACCATGGAAAATTTTCCCCAAACCACCTGCATTTTGATACCTGCTTCTTAGGAGGCACTATATAGTATATTCAAGCAGACGTGTGAATTTAATGATGGAAaagcaattttaaaataaagaatgaaGAAGACTGAATTCATCAGAATTTGGGGAACAAAAGGGGGCATCATCAAAACCAAAATTGCACGTGCCCGCCCATCCTTTgaaagtttctttttctttttcccttctttGCGCTTGAGAACCTTTTAAGTAGGCAGaagattaagaaaaaaaatgtataagttcCCCATATATATTTCAGCCAAATAGTAGGAATAAAAACAAAGTATAGAATTTTTACAGAAACTAATTCAACAATTCCTTTCATATGGATAAGAGGCCAATAACATTCAGTCAGAGTAAAATTCCATCATGAATCTCTCAACCCTTTTTAATGCAAGTCCTTACCTGACAAAATGCTTAAAATGATTAGTTCCACCTACCGTTTCTCTGTGAATATCTCGACCAATAAAATAATGACTTGTGTGTACTGGCTTTTCTCTGGAAGCATGTACATAAACAGAGAATCTATCCTCATGGCCCTGCAGGAAAATGTTAATTAATGTTATTTGAAATTGGTAGAGAAGAAAGGAGTTATAATATCGACTTCGAGAGGTTCAGAAATCGCACTTGATAGCAAAGacagaaattaaaaaagataaaagagtGAATTAGAACTTTCAATCAAGTAAGCATTTAAGTTATTGAAGTTGGTATCCGGCCCCCAGCAAAAGCATATATTgatatgctgaaattttgctgTAATTTGTTGCCTTTGGAAactttaaaaaggaaagaaagaaatcccaggcTAGAGAGCAATTAGAGTAGCTTGGAAAGCCTGGAAATAAATCTGGAAACTGTGCACACATTAGGCACAAGAATTTAGGGACTTCTTTCGCACTTGCAAAACCTGATACCAAATTTAGAGCCCATATTTCAAAGGATAGATCAGTGCAGTTAATTATGTCACTCCAAGAAGttggtttttagttttttttttggtggggTCACTCAACAGATAATGACATTAAAAAAGCTCACCGCTACTTTGGTACTTAATCTAAATGCTGAATGCTAAACGGGAAAATGCTGAACGCTAAACGGGAAGGAGTCGAACACACAAATCAAAGTCTATAAAAAATGCAagtcaaataataaaaacaacaaaaccaTGCAACGGAAACTCCTAGAATGAAATAGAAGAATTCTATTGGCAATACTTGCAAAGGAGAAGTTGCATAATTGATGCAAAGCCAAGACAAAAATAATACTGATCAAGGAACAAATTCTTACACGAAAGAACTTATCCCAAAGTGGCTCAAAATGTAGCGTCCCTGAAGTCAAAAACAGGAAAGCAATTTTTGGATTCTTGGATTGGATGGGAGGTGTGTTGAGGATTTCCCTAAATACAACATGAGATCTTGTCTCTTCATCACTTAACTCCCTGGCAGTAAATATTGATGGCTTGTTGAACAAAGTACAATCTCTAGAAGAAAAGATATAGCAGGCTGCCGATGTTGTTGGAGGGTAGAGAAAGGCAGTAATCAAGAATATGATCACAAAAGTTACCAATACAATAATCCAAACTGGCCTCTTTAGACGCGAGCGCTGCCTTGAACCAGACATGAGAAGAATATCTTTTATGCGTCGCTGCCATGCACGAGTTGCCTTCATTGCATCAGTCAGTTTCCTTGTCTTACCATATCACTGCATCACCTTGGGAGGGAAAAGACCACTAATGGAATGCTGATCAGTTTATTGGAACCCGATCACAATCTGAAAAGGGCAAGATGGGAAACAAATACAGTATCAAAGTGATGGTACAAGCAAGCAAGCGTGCTTAATAAACCTTAAAAGCATATTTAAGATAGCATATTGAACGTAGATTTTGAAAGGAAAGACTCAGCTGTATATTAGGAAAATTTTAGAGCGTCGAGCGATAGAAATAATCCAAATGAAAAACAAGGGTAGTGTGAAGAAGCGAATACATGAGATTTGAGGGTTCGAAATTGAAGGCTTACGCATTACTAACTGATTATTATGATTGAGCTACTAAGGTGGGATGTAGGACCGGAAATTTGATGCATAGGCAGTGCGGTGTTTATTACCAGATTTCAGGAAATAAATGTCTACCTAATAGGGTAATAGAAATAGAAATGTGAAAACAAACAGCAAAGCAAATCAAAGAAAATTAAGGTTTGGCTGGCGATTCAAATACAACTTGAGAAAGGAATTTCAATGGGGAAAAAAATGagagaatggaaaataataaaagatagaATTGGGTGACAGCGGAAAGGGCAGAGCAATAGCGCaatgaaggaaagaaaagaaaagaagcagCCTGCGGTTGATGCGGGTGTGCGTGGAAGAAAGAATGAGAAATCATTTCCAAAAGCAAAGGACGAAGGAAGAGTACCTGCAACTGCAACTAATGAAATGCAGGAGATGGATTGGAGTGGAGATGATCATGCACAGCACAAACTAAGCGAAGAGAAGATACGAGGCCAAGTGATGAGATCTGATCCCACAAACATTTCCACCAACAAATAGCAATAGCAACGTACGTAACGTAAGTCGAGTCTaaagaattttcttctcttttttaataattaattaattaatactaCCATCAATAAGACGTCAAAAAAGAATACTACCATGATCAAGCATAATAGTTATAAGAACGTAAATACCCATTAAGGTAAGCAACCACATACCTATTTTTATCTCCacccggtaaataataaaaacctGATTTTTTGGAGCTTTACGAACTTCCCCTATTTTGCCGCCCCAACTCTTCGCTCTTTAATACACTTATATCAAACCATACTTGCAATATTCAAAACTCCTCAGCACGGCCTAACCTTAGCACCCGGTAAGGGGCAAgattagaaattttcaaaatccaaaattaattaaaataaaaaaatgagaaattttttattctctttcttTAAACTTCAAAATCCAAACAATAAATAACTATTTTTACTTATAATATATCAACGAAGCACAATATttttagaatcaaattgatagatGAACCAATTAGACTTTCGACACTCGATTTAGTCAGTTCAATCAATCCAATAAGTctggttgaataaattattaaaaatataatgatttaaaaatagATAAGATTGGTTGAACCAGTTTGACTATTAATTTTGTCGGTCCATTGGTTCAATCGATTCACGAGTTAACCAATCTTACCCCTTA
The Gossypium hirsutum isolate 1008001.06 chromosome A07, Gossypium_hirsutum_v2.1, whole genome shotgun sequence genome window above contains:
- the LOC107930785 gene encoding glycosyltransferase BC10 isoform X2, coding for MKATRAWQRRIKDILLMSGSRQRSRLKRPVWIIVLVTFVIIFLITAFLYPPTTSAACYIFSSRDCTLFNKPSIFTARELSDEETRSHVVFREILNTPPIQSKNPKIAFLFLTSGTLHFEPLWDKFFRGHEDRFSVYVHASREKPVHTSHYFIGRDIHRETVLKRKEGKKKKKLSKDGRVVWGKFSMVDIERRLLARSLLDPDNQQFLLLSDSCVPLHNFDYVYNYLMLTNVSFIDCFVDLGPHGTGRYSERMMPEVEKNAFRKGSQWFSMKRQHAIIVMADNLYYRKFKNYCKPHMDGRNCYSDEHYLPTFFNMIDPSGVANRSVTYVDWSEGKWHPRAFRAQDITFEFLKNLTFIEESIHFTSGPKRRGISRPCLWNSMKRPCYLFARKFYPETLHRLIIHFSNYTTI
- the LOC107930785 gene encoding glycosyltransferase BC10 isoform X1 encodes the protein MKATRAWQRRIKDILLMSGSRQRSRLKRPVWIIVLVTFVIIFLITAFLYPPTTSAACYIFSSRDCTLFNKPSIFTARELSDEETRSHVVFREILNTPPIQSKNPKIAFLFLTSGTLHFEPLWDKFFRGHEDRFSVYVHASREKPVHTSHYFIGRDIHRETVLKRKEGKKKKKLSKDGRARAILVLMMPPFVPQILMNSVVWGKFSMVDIERRLLARSLLDPDNQQFLLLSDSCVPLHNFDYVYNYLMLTNVSFIDCFVDLGPHGTGRYSERMMPEVEKNAFRKGSQWFSMKRQHAIIVMADNLYYRKFKNYCKPHMDGRNCYSDEHYLPTFFNMIDPSGVANRSVTYVDWSEGKWHPRAFRAQDITFEFLKNLTFIEESIHFTSGPKRRGISRPCLWNSMKRPCYLFARKFYPETLHRLIIHFSNYTTI